From Virgibacillus ihumii, the proteins below share one genomic window:
- a CDS encoding deoxynucleoside kinase codes for MKLRDKYQIPHDSIITIAGTVGVGKSTMTRALANALNFKTSLEKVDANPYLGKFYEDFERWSFHLQIYFLAERFKEQKKIFEYGGGFIQDRSIYEDTGIFAKMHYENGTMSKTDYETYTNLFEAMVMTPYFPHPDLLIYLEGSFDEVLERIQVRGREMEKNTPISYWEEMYNRYENWINNFNSCPILRVNISDYDLINKEDTIEPILEKVGHFIQQSRKWKTRELIR; via the coding sequence ATGAAATTACGTGATAAATACCAGATTCCACATGACAGCATCATAACAATTGCCGGTACTGTGGGGGTTGGGAAATCAACGATGACCAGGGCGTTAGCGAATGCATTGAATTTTAAAACGTCATTGGAAAAAGTTGATGCAAATCCGTACCTTGGTAAATTTTATGAGGATTTTGAACGGTGGAGCTTCCATTTGCAGATTTATTTTCTGGCTGAACGATTTAAGGAGCAGAAGAAAATTTTTGAGTATGGCGGTGGATTCATCCAGGACCGTTCCATCTATGAAGACACAGGTATTTTTGCAAAAATGCATTATGAAAATGGTACAATGTCGAAAACAGATTATGAAACATACACAAACCTGTTTGAGGCAATGGTCATGACGCCGTATTTCCCACATCCCGATCTTTTGATTTATTTGGAAGGTTCATTCGATGAGGTGCTGGAGCGAATTCAAGTGCGCGGCAGGGAAATGGAAAAAAATACGCCAATTTCATATTGGGAAGAAATGTATAACCGTTATGAAAACTGGATCAACAATTTTAACTCCTGTCCCATTCTGCGGGTTAACATTTCCGATTATGACTTGATCAATAAGGAAGACACCATCGAACCGATTCTGGAAAAAGTCGGACACTTCATCCAGCAATCACGAAAATGGAAGACAAGAGAACTTATACGATAA
- the pdxT gene encoding pyridoxal 5'-phosphate synthase glutaminase subunit PdxT — translation MTAIGVLALQGAVREHIRSIEEAGAQGVEIKRKEQLDAIDGLILPGGESTTMRRLIDSYDFFEAIREFGNQGKPIFGTCAGLILMASEIEGQESAHLGLMNMKVARNAFGRQVASFEADLSVKHIGEHVNAIFIRAPYIVDAEPEVDVLASYQDRIVAAQQGNYLCTAFHPELTDDNRFIEYFAQMVEQSLKTLAS, via the coding sequence ATGACTGCAATAGGTGTACTCGCATTACAAGGGGCTGTGCGCGAACATATCCGTTCAATAGAAGAAGCAGGTGCACAAGGTGTTGAAATTAAGCGTAAGGAGCAGCTTGATGCAATTGATGGGCTGATTCTTCCCGGCGGTGAAAGTACAACGATGCGCCGGCTGATTGACAGCTATGACTTTTTTGAGGCAATCCGGGAATTTGGCAACCAGGGTAAACCTATATTTGGCACATGTGCCGGCCTGATTTTGATGGCTAGTGAAATTGAAGGGCAGGAAAGTGCTCATTTAGGTTTAATGAATATGAAGGTTGCCCGTAATGCATTTGGCCGTCAGGTCGCCAGTTTTGAAGCGGATTTGTCGGTGAAACACATTGGTGAACATGTCAATGCAATATTTATCCGGGCACCGTATATAGTGGATGCCGAGCCTGAGGTAGACGTACTTGCATCGTATCAGGACCGTATTGTAGCGGCACAACAGGGAAATTATTTGTGCACGGCATTTCATCCTGAATTGACCGATGATAATCGTTTTATTGAATATTTTGCCCAAATGGTGGAACAATCGTTAAAAACACTTGCATCTTAG
- a CDS encoding helix-turn-helix transcriptional regulator, which translates to MDNKLRKIRNERGMSISELSRRTKISRQSITKIELHDSEPSGITMLTISKALDRDPREIFFTGSVIQGLQKQTV; encoded by the coding sequence ATGGATAACAAATTACGGAAAATCCGAAATGAACGCGGAATGTCAATATCTGAACTTTCAAGACGGACAAAAATTTCCCGTCAATCTATTACGAAAATAGAATTGCATGACTCAGAACCATCAGGTATTACAATGTTGACAATTTCAAAAGCGTTAGATCGTGATCCACGTGAAATTTTTTTTACTGGGTCTGTTATACAAGGTTTACAAAAACAAACCGTGTAG
- a CDS encoding helix-turn-helix domain-containing protein, which yields MSEIGKLLKELRGKESLREASKRIGISHTYLDTIEKGYDKRSGKNVKPTPDTLKLIAKAYYYSYDKLLVMAGYIEEKGEYNDEKSAIMDKIATEFPDADLMFHDLANMTAEDLEDVYDYIKFKQSKKRE from the coding sequence ATGTCTGAGATAGGAAAACTGTTAAAAGAATTAAGAGGTAAAGAATCACTGAGGGAAGCAAGCAAACGAATCGGAATCAGTCATACCTATTTAGATACTATTGAAAAAGGATACGATAAGCGATCAGGTAAAAACGTAAAACCGACCCCTGATACACTTAAATTGATTGCAAAGGCTTATTACTATTCTTATGATAAATTACTCGTCATGGCCGGGTATATAGAGGAAAAGGGAGAATATAACGATGAAAAATCAGCAATCATGGATAAAATAGCAACTGAATTCCCAGATGCGGATTTAATGTTTCATGATCTGGCTAACATGACAGCAGAAGACCTTGAGGATGTATACGATTATATTAAGTTTAAGCAAAGTAAGAAAAGAGAATAA
- a CDS encoding aldo/keto reductase, which translates to MVNKVELGNTGLQIHPVGLGANKIGHANKETNTEYGGKIITEAIDHGLNFIDTAFMYGNGLSEEIIGKTLKESGDRSKVVLATKGSNRCEGDKVVHDNTPSFLNQTVEDSLKRLQTDVIDLFYIHFPDDDTPKYEAVGALQRLREAGKIRAIGVSNFSMEQLKEANQDGYLDVVQGHYNLLERSAEKELFPYLLENEISFIPYFPFASGLLAGKYTENTVLSDRLKKRPQFQGETYLSNLEKVDYLHQIADKHGVAPAHVVLAYYLKLDPIDAVIPGARNVKQVTDNLKAAEVNLSAEDVKTIEEVFPA; encoded by the coding sequence ATGGTTAATAAAGTGGAATTAGGTAATACAGGCTTACAAATCCATCCTGTTGGACTTGGTGCAAACAAAATAGGACATGCAAATAAGGAAACAAACACCGAATATGGTGGAAAAATTATTACGGAAGCAATCGACCATGGGCTGAATTTCATTGATACAGCGTTCATGTACGGCAATGGACTTTCTGAGGAAATTATCGGAAAGACACTAAAAGAATCAGGCGATCGCAGCAAAGTTGTTTTGGCAACAAAAGGATCAAACCGTTGTGAGGGTGATAAAGTAGTTCATGATAATACCCCTTCATTTTTGAATCAAACCGTGGAAGATAGCCTAAAGCGACTGCAGACCGATGTGATTGATTTGTTTTATATTCATTTTCCGGATGATGATACACCAAAATATGAAGCTGTCGGGGCACTGCAGCGTTTGCGGGAGGCAGGAAAAATCCGTGCCATCGGCGTTTCCAACTTTTCCATGGAGCAGTTGAAAGAAGCCAATCAAGATGGCTACCTGGATGTAGTGCAGGGGCATTATAATCTGCTCGAACGCTCAGCCGAAAAGGAATTGTTTCCTTATTTACTCGAAAATGAGATTTCGTTTATACCATATTTTCCTTTTGCATCAGGCTTACTGGCCGGTAAATATACGGAAAACACGGTTCTTTCTGATCGGTTAAAGAAAAGACCTCAATTTCAAGGAGAAACGTATCTTAGTAATTTGGAAAAAGTGGACTATCTGCATCAGATTGCCGACAAACATGGGGTGGCACCGGCACATGTGGTGCTTGCCTATTATTTGAAACTTGATCCGATTGACGCAGTTATTCCGGGAGCGCGCAATGTTAAGCAGGTCACGGATAATTTGAAAGCAGCTGAAGTTAATTTATCAGCTGAAGATGTAAAAACCATTGAAGAAGTTTTTCCTGCCTGA
- the proC gene encoding pyrroline-5-carboxylate reductase: protein MDKKVAFIGAGSMAEAVISGIVHAEILQKEKIVVTNRNNKERIDRLERRYQIQSIQDKEKVAVDADIVVLATKPYDLEPAVQSIKEYLNPTQLVISVIAGISTDDITALIGNHSPVIRAMPNTSASIGYSATALSAGKYAREEHMAEAQALFDTIGTTVIVEENDMHTVTGISGSGPAYMYYFVEAMEKAAVEAGLDKRTAIELIAQTVVGAGEMLKQSGETAASLRKKVTSPGGTTQAGLEALSAGGFQEAVQECVRNARKRSIQLGEKK, encoded by the coding sequence ATGGATAAAAAAGTCGCTTTTATTGGAGCTGGTTCGATGGCTGAAGCGGTTATTTCCGGTATAGTGCATGCAGAGATTCTGCAAAAAGAAAAGATTGTTGTAACAAACAGAAACAATAAGGAACGAATTGACCGATTGGAGCGCCGGTATCAGATACAAAGTATTCAAGACAAAGAGAAAGTTGCTGTCGATGCTGATATTGTTGTTTTGGCTACGAAACCTTATGATCTGGAACCAGCCGTACAATCGATTAAAGAATATTTAAACCCAACTCAGCTGGTTATTTCCGTGATTGCGGGAATTTCAACCGATGATATAACAGCATTAATCGGAAATCATTCCCCTGTAATCCGGGCCATGCCCAATACCTCTGCTTCGATTGGTTATTCTGCTACAGCGTTATCCGCCGGGAAGTATGCCCGGGAAGAACATATGGCGGAGGCACAAGCATTATTTGATACGATCGGGACAACAGTGATCGTTGAAGAAAATGATATGCATACCGTTACAGGAATTTCCGGGAGCGGGCCGGCTTATATGTACTATTTTGTCGAGGCAATGGAAAAAGCAGCAGTTGAAGCTGGACTGGACAAAAGAACTGCAATCGAACTAATCGCACAAACGGTTGTCGGTGCGGGTGAAATGCTTAAACAGTCAGGTGAAACGGCAGCATCGTTAAGAAAGAAAGTAACCAGTCCTGGCGGAACCACACAAGCCGGGCTTGAAGCACTTTCTGCCGGCGGATTTCAGGAAGCTGTTCAGGAATGTGTTAGAAATGCCCGTAAGCGGTCTATTCAGCTTGGGGAAAAGAAATAG
- a CDS encoding tyrosine-type recombinase/integrase → MKGSIVKRGNMYSFVLDIGRDPVTKKRKQKRVSGFSSKKKAQKAMNDMMSELQRGSYVEPSKELMSDYLDRWLKHKQTRVAYSTYAHYKSYIDNHIKPALGAIQVFRLTPNDVQNFYDGLLEQGELSERSIHHIHRILSNALEKGCRMEGLPKNVANAAEPASVAKNEMKHWNMLTLKSFLDATRQENFFIAWYLAAFTGMRQGEILGLKWDCIDFNNKTIYVRRALKREEEKYRIANLKNNSSYRSIAVTDSDIFELKRHYNLQKEKKMGVGRDYADNNLVIATAFGNKVEPSNIIRAFKRCINREKVPQIRFHDLRHTHASMLFGLKTHPKIVQERLGHSSIQVTLDTYSHMLPNMQEAVAESLESAFKKEEKVTNSYSL, encoded by the coding sequence ATGAAAGGTTCTATAGTCAAGCGTGGTAATATGTATTCATTTGTATTAGATATTGGCCGTGATCCAGTTACAAAAAAACGTAAACAGAAACGAGTGTCAGGGTTTTCTAGTAAGAAAAAAGCGCAAAAGGCCATGAATGATATGATGTCGGAATTGCAGCGTGGCTCTTATGTTGAACCGTCGAAAGAATTAATGAGCGATTACCTTGATAGATGGCTCAAACATAAACAAACTCGTGTGGCATATTCTACATATGCGCATTATAAGTCGTACATTGACAATCATATAAAGCCAGCACTTGGTGCTATACAGGTATTTAGACTAACCCCAAATGATGTACAGAACTTTTATGATGGGCTGCTGGAACAAGGGGAGCTATCAGAACGATCCATACATCATATACACCGAATTTTAAGTAATGCGCTTGAAAAAGGCTGTCGCATGGAAGGATTGCCGAAGAACGTTGCCAATGCAGCAGAACCTGCATCTGTAGCCAAAAATGAAATGAAACACTGGAATATGCTAACACTGAAAAGTTTTCTCGATGCTACTCGGCAGGAGAACTTTTTTATAGCTTGGTATTTGGCTGCTTTTACAGGAATGCGACAAGGTGAAATTCTTGGTTTGAAGTGGGATTGTATCGACTTTAATAATAAAACAATCTATGTTCGAAGGGCATTAAAGCGTGAAGAGGAAAAATACCGGATTGCTAATCTGAAAAATAATTCGAGTTACCGATCAATAGCCGTTACAGATTCCGACATTTTTGAATTAAAAAGACATTACAATTTACAGAAAGAAAAGAAAATGGGTGTCGGTCGTGACTATGCAGATAATAATCTTGTCATTGCAACAGCTTTTGGAAACAAAGTGGAGCCTTCAAACATCATTCGAGCATTTAAGCGTTGCATAAATCGGGAAAAAGTGCCACAGATTCGGTTCCATGATTTACGGCATACACATGCATCCATGCTTTTTGGATTAAAAACGCATCCTAAGATTGTACAGGAACGTCTTGGTCATTCAAGTATTCAAGTAACACTTGATACCTATTCCCATATGCTGCCAAACATGCAAGAGGCTGTTGCTGAATCATTAGAATCTGCATTCAAAAAAGAAGAAAAAGTCACGAACAGTTATTCGCTTTAG
- the serS gene encoding serine--tRNA ligase: MLDMKYLRNNFEVVKEKLAHRGEDLSELDKFGELDARRRELIAETEKLKAKKNEASKQISVLKKEKKDAEPAIKEMREVGQQISQLDRELKEIEEKLNHMMLSIPNIPHETVPVGEDEDDNVEARKWGDIPTFDFEEKPHWDIAADLDILDFERAAKVTGSRFVFYKGLGTRLERALINFMMDLHADEHGYTEMMPPQIVNRGSLTGTGQLPKFAEDVFKLEEWDYFLIPTAEVPVTNFHRDEILANDDLPKRYAAYSANFRSEAGSAGRDTRGLIRQHQFNKVELVHFTKPEESYETLEELTGHAEKVLQLLELPYRVMSMCTGDLGFTAAKKYDIEVWIPTQETYREISSCSNFEAFQARRAGIRFRREEKGKPEFVHTLNGSGLAIGRTVAAILENYQQEDGSVVVPEVLQPYMGGKQVIK; this comes from the coding sequence ATGCTGGATATGAAGTATTTGCGTAATAATTTTGAAGTGGTTAAGGAAAAGCTGGCTCATCGCGGTGAAGACTTATCCGAATTGGACAAATTCGGTGAACTTGATGCACGCCGCCGCGAGTTAATTGCAGAGACCGAAAAATTGAAGGCAAAAAAGAATGAAGCTTCCAAACAGATTTCGGTCTTGAAAAAGGAAAAAAAGGATGCTGAACCTGCTATTAAGGAAATGCGTGAAGTGGGTCAACAGATTTCCCAACTTGATCGGGAGCTGAAGGAAATTGAGGAAAAGCTGAATCATATGATGCTTTCCATTCCGAATATCCCGCATGAGACGGTGCCTGTCGGTGAAGATGAAGACGACAATGTGGAAGCACGTAAATGGGGCGATATTCCAACATTTGATTTTGAGGAAAAACCACATTGGGACATTGCTGCTGACTTGGATATTCTTGACTTTGAACGTGCAGCCAAAGTAACCGGAAGCCGTTTTGTGTTTTACAAGGGCTTGGGTACAAGACTGGAACGTGCATTAATCAATTTCATGATGGACCTGCATGCAGACGAACATGGTTATACAGAGATGATGCCGCCGCAGATTGTTAATCGTGGAAGCCTGACTGGTACCGGTCAGCTGCCGAAATTTGCAGAAGATGTCTTTAAACTGGAAGAGTGGGATTATTTCCTGATCCCGACAGCTGAAGTTCCAGTGACGAATTTCCACCGTGATGAGATTCTGGCAAACGATGATCTTCCGAAGCGATATGCAGCATACAGCGCTAATTTTCGCTCTGAAGCAGGTTCTGCCGGAAGAGATACACGTGGATTAATCCGTCAGCATCAATTCAATAAAGTAGAGCTTGTCCATTTCACAAAGCCGGAAGAATCCTATGAAACATTGGAGGAATTGACTGGTCATGCCGAAAAAGTCCTCCAGCTGCTGGAACTGCCATATCGTGTGATGAGCATGTGTACTGGTGATTTAGGATTTACAGCCGCGAAGAAATACGATATTGAGGTATGGATTCCAACTCAGGAAACATACCGTGAAATTTCTTCCTGCTCGAATTTTGAGGCATTTCAGGCAAGACGGGCCGGCATTCGTTTCCGCCGGGAGGAAAAGGGAAAGCCTGAATTTGTCCATACACTGAATGGATCCGGCCTGGCTATTGGACGTACGGTAGCTGCTATTTTGGAAAATTATCAGCAGGAGGATGGATCTGTTGTTGTTCCGGAAGTGTTGCAGCCGTATATGGGCGGTAAACAAGTAATCAAATAA
- a CDS encoding ImmA/IrrE family metallo-endopeptidase produces the protein MFTIAKKLNINIVYRESNFSFSIENDIILVKSTIQQEWQNFCHELGHRLRHVGQQLKMHYLFRDLQEYQAENFAYHFCVPTFMLEKIENLTAYKIAILFNVEYEFASKRLEMYERKVLNERFYSQAW, from the coding sequence ATGTTCACCATAGCTAAAAAGCTCAACATAAACATTGTTTACCGTGAATCAAATTTCAGTTTCAGTATTGAAAATGATATTATACTTGTTAAATCCACAATACAACAAGAATGGCAAAACTTTTGTCATGAATTAGGGCATCGTCTCCGGCATGTAGGACAGCAATTGAAAATGCATTATCTATTCCGGGATTTGCAAGAGTACCAGGCAGAGAATTTTGCATACCATTTTTGTGTACCAACTTTTATGCTAGAAAAAATTGAAAATTTGACAGCCTACAAAATAGCTATATTATTTAATGTCGAATATGAATTTGCTTCAAAAAGACTAGAAATGTACGAAAGGAAGGTACTAAATGAAAGGTTCTATAGTCAAGCGTGGTAA
- a CDS encoding phage replisome organizer N-terminal domain-containing protein codes for MPKKYYWLKLKETFFNQKEIKLLRRLAGGDTFTIIYLKLLLLSLKSEGYIYFEDIGDDFVDELVLEIDEDKDNIKMTLSYLFSKGLIETFDEKEYYLNGIPEMIGSESESTRRVRKFRKRKKQEALQCNGDETNSNTEKETEKETEIDREREQQRTSEIIHFWDNNGFGSNNIQAKKQLLLWLDDSSFKNSEKIILKAMEIACANNKRQLNYIEGILRNWQNESLLTLEEIKDSNKEHKKQTAANDGYNYGF; via the coding sequence ATGCCTAAGAAGTACTATTGGCTAAAACTAAAAGAAACGTTTTTTAATCAAAAGGAAATTAAGCTGTTAAGGCGATTAGCTGGAGGAGATACTTTTACAATTATATATCTTAAGCTACTGTTACTCAGTCTTAAAAGCGAAGGGTATATTTACTTTGAAGATATCGGAGATGATTTTGTAGATGAACTAGTTTTAGAGATAGATGAGGATAAGGATAATATTAAAATGACGCTGTCTTATTTGTTTTCAAAAGGATTGATAGAAACGTTTGATGAAAAGGAGTATTACCTTAATGGTATTCCGGAAATGATTGGCAGCGAAAGTGAGTCGACAAGGCGAGTAAGGAAGTTCAGGAAAAGAAAAAAACAAGAAGCGTTACAATGTAACGGGGATGAAACAAATAGTAACACAGAGAAAGAGACAGAGAAAGAAACAGAGATAGATAGAGAGAGAGAACAACAACGTACATCCGAAATCATTCATTTTTGGGATAACAATGGATTTGGGTCGAATAATATTCAGGCAAAAAAACAGTTGTTGTTGTGGTTGGATGATTCATCATTTAAAAACTCTGAAAAAATTATACTCAAGGCTATGGAGATAGCGTGTGCCAATAATAAAAGACAGTTGAATTACATTGAGGGAATTCTCCGAAATTGGCAAAATGAATCGTTATTGACGCTGGAAGAAATCAAGGATAGCAATAAAGAACATAAGAAGCAAACTGCTGCAAATGATGGTTATAATTACGGATTTTAG
- a CDS encoding amino acid ABC transporter permease — MLDRFNFAGVVEFLPQLMTGLYYTLLISVVGLLIGFILGAIFGLGRISRFKIIYWISSVYIEILRGTPVLVQAIWIFYALPLIIQYNFDSVTAGIIVIALNSGAYIAEIVRGAVVSIEKGQMEAGRSLGLSHRQTMRYIIWPQAFKRMIPPLGNQFIISIKDTSLLSVILVPELIFQGRLIAANHFNAVEIYTTVAFFYLAITLTLSFVLSILERRLDV, encoded by the coding sequence ATGCTGGACAGATTTAATTTTGCCGGTGTTGTTGAATTTTTACCACAACTGATGACCGGTCTTTATTATACGCTGCTGATCTCAGTAGTTGGTCTTTTAATAGGCTTTATTCTTGGTGCTATTTTTGGATTAGGGCGTATATCAAGATTTAAAATAATTTATTGGATATCGAGTGTATATATTGAGATTCTGCGCGGTACTCCGGTACTGGTTCAGGCGATCTGGATTTTCTATGCACTGCCGCTGATCATTCAATATAATTTTGATTCCGTTACAGCTGGTATTATTGTTATTGCTTTAAACTCGGGTGCATATATCGCAGAAATTGTGCGTGGTGCCGTTGTATCAATTGAAAAAGGTCAGATGGAGGCAGGCCGGTCACTTGGTCTGAGTCATCGGCAGACGATGCGCTACATTATTTGGCCACAGGCGTTTAAACGAATGATTCCACCATTGGGTAACCAGTTTATTATCAGTATTAAGGATACATCGCTATTATCAGTAATTCTTGTTCCGGAATTGATCTTCCAGGGACGTCTGATTGCAGCCAACCACTTTAATGCTGTTGAAATCTATACAACCGTTGCCTTTTTCTATCTGGCAATCACGCTGACATTGTCCTTCGTCTTGAGCATTCTTGAAAGGAGGCTGGATGTCTAA
- a CDS encoding amino acid ABC transporter ATP-binding protein: MITVEDLHKSFGKLEVLKGIDCKVEQKEVVCVIGPSGSGKSTFLRCLNLLEEITSGDVIVDGAHLNDPKTNINEVRKEVGMVFQQFNLFPHKSVIENVMLAPQKARAISKNEAKERAQKLLEKVGLSDKSEMYPNQLSGGQQQRVAIARALAMEPKIMLFDEPTSALDPELVGEVLAVMKQLAYEGMTMVVVTHEMGFAREVGDRVLFMDEGVIMEEGDPEQIFTNPESERTKEFLNKIL; the protein is encoded by the coding sequence ATGATAACCGTTGAAGATTTGCATAAAAGCTTCGGAAAATTAGAGGTGCTGAAGGGAATTGATTGTAAGGTTGAACAAAAAGAGGTTGTTTGTGTAATCGGTCCGAGTGGCTCCGGTAAAAGTACATTTTTGCGATGTTTGAATCTGCTTGAGGAAATAACAAGTGGTGACGTTATCGTTGACGGTGCACATTTGAACGATCCAAAAACAAATATTAATGAAGTACGAAAAGAAGTTGGGATGGTTTTTCAGCAGTTTAATCTGTTCCCGCATAAGTCCGTTATTGAAAATGTCATGCTTGCTCCGCAGAAAGCACGTGCCATTAGTAAAAATGAAGCGAAGGAACGTGCCCAAAAATTACTGGAAAAAGTCGGATTAAGCGATAAATCGGAAATGTATCCGAATCAGTTATCAGGCGGTCAGCAGCAACGAGTGGCAATTGCCCGGGCACTTGCCATGGAGCCAAAGATAATGCTGTTTGATGAGCCTACATCAGCACTTGATCCGGAACTAGTCGGTGAGGTGCTTGCGGTTATGAAGCAGCTTGCTTATGAAGGAATGACCATGGTAGTTGTAACACATGAGATGGGATTTGCCAGAGAAGTCGGCGATCGTGTTCTCTTTATGGATGAAGGAGTTATTATGGAGGAAGGCGATCCGGAGCAGATTTTTACCAATCCGGAATCAGAGCGGACGAAAGAGTTTCTGAATAAAATATTGTAA
- a CDS encoding glutamine ABC transporter substrate-binding protein: MKKKKWRHLGLILFSAFLIAGLAACGGGEGSNGSGDDGGLKDKYTVATDTGFVPFEFKKNGEYTGFDIELIRAIADEVGFEIDLAPTNFDGIIPGLQTGKFDIAIAGIGITEERAKKIDYSDPYYKSGLRIGVPKDNTSIKSLEDLEGKTIATRLGSTSAAFIKENIEGATANEYQQMSQVYLAVENGSADAVLYDAPNVAYYIKTEGSDKLKMVGELYKAENYGIAISKGQDELVKAINDALATLKENGTYAEIYKEWFGEAPPKE, translated from the coding sequence TTGAAAAAGAAAAAGTGGAGACATTTGGGGCTTATTTTGTTTTCTGCCTTTCTCATAGCTGGTCTTGCAGCATGCGGCGGTGGTGAAGGTTCCAATGGATCCGGAGATGATGGCGGATTAAAAGATAAATATACCGTTGCGACGGATACCGGATTTGTTCCGTTTGAATTTAAGAAAAACGGTGAGTATACGGGTTTTGATATTGAACTTATTAGGGCAATAGCCGATGAAGTAGGTTTTGAAATTGATTTGGCACCGACAAACTTTGATGGAATTATTCCGGGTCTGCAAACAGGCAAATTTGATATTGCTATTGCAGGTATCGGTATTACTGAAGAACGTGCCAAAAAGATTGACTATAGTGATCCTTACTACAAATCGGGGCTGCGTATTGGTGTGCCGAAAGACAATACATCAATTAAAAGTCTTGAGGATCTGGAAGGAAAAACAATTGCAACCAGACTCGGGTCAACCAGTGCCGCCTTTATAAAAGAGAATATTGAAGGTGCAACAGCCAACGAATATCAACAGATGAGTCAGGTGTACCTGGCAGTGGAAAACGGAAGTGCCGACGCTGTTCTGTATGATGCGCCAAACGTCGCGTATTACATTAAGACAGAAGGAAGCGACAAATTGAAGATGGTCGGCGAATTGTATAAAGCTGAAAATTACGGTATTGCCATTTCCAAGGGGCAGGATGAATTGGTGAAAGCTATTAATGATGCACTGGCAACCCTTAAGGAAAATGGAACGTATGCTGAAATTTATAAAGAATGGTTTGGAGAAGCACCACCAAAAGAATAA
- a CDS encoding deoxynucleoside kinase, with protein sequence MTEVPFIAIEGPIGIGKTSLAKKLSVHFNFHLLREIVEENPFLGKFYDDIDEWSFQTEMFFLCNRYKQLEDIEKKYLDKNRAVIADYHISKNMIFAKRTLQDDKFKKYEQIYHILTKDMPVPNMMIYLHASLDTILKRIRMRGREIEQNIKPSYLAQLAKDYEDYMNEFEVLHPEIPVIRINGDETDFVKHQDDLDMIIKKVEQQLNNHQVMSK encoded by the coding sequence ATGACAGAAGTCCCGTTTATTGCAATTGAGGGTCCGATTGGGATTGGTAAGACATCACTTGCAAAAAAACTTTCTGTCCATTTTAATTTTCATCTATTAAGGGAGATTGTCGAGGAAAATCCGTTTCTCGGTAAATTTTATGATGATATTGATGAGTGGAGCTTTCAAACGGAAATGTTCTTTTTATGCAATCGCTACAAACAGCTGGAAGACATTGAGAAAAAGTATCTCGACAAAAACCGGGCAGTCATCGCCGATTATCATATATCAAAAAACATGATTTTTGCAAAACGAACGTTACAGGATGACAAATTTAAGAAATATGAGCAGATTTATCACATTTTGACGAAGGATATGCCTGTTCCGAATATGATGATTTATTTACATGCCAGCCTTGATACCATTTTGAAGCGAATTCGCATGCGCGGAAGGGAAATTGAGCAGAATATTAAGCCATCCTACCTGGCACAGCTGGCAAAGGATTATGAGGATTATATGAATGAATTCGAAGTGCTTCATCCAGAAATCCCGGTCATCCGCATTAATGGAGATGAAACAGACTTTGTAAAGCATCAAGATGACCTGGACATGATAATAAAAAAGGTCGAACAACAGCTGAATAATCATCAGGTGATGTCCAAATAA
- a CDS encoding helix-turn-helix domain-containing protein: MSFEDTIRQIVREENEKHLNNIKKLLKEHGYQEAPRLLKVPEAAQILRIGRTATYELCHQSEHNGFPCIREGNKIRIPYTSLMNWVEEQTKDVV; encoded by the coding sequence ATGTCCTTCGAAGACACAATCCGTCAAATTGTCCGGGAGGAAAACGAAAAACATTTAAACAATATTAAAAAACTACTTAAAGAGCATGGGTATCAGGAAGCCCCCCGTCTTCTTAAAGTGCCGGAAGCAGCTCAGATATTAAGAATCGGTAGAACAGCAACCTATGAACTTTGTCATCAGTCTGAACATAACGGCTTCCCTTGTATTAGGGAAGGGAACAAAATCCGCATTCCTTATACATCGTTGATGAATTGGGTTGAAGAACAGACCAAAGATGTAGTCTAG